The genomic stretch ATGGACATGATGGAGATGCTGGTTCTGGAGGCCATGTGGTTCCTGCTCACTGTGAGGCTGTAGTGCCTGAGGAGAATACACAGCCCCCAACTGCTTGTACCAAACCATCCAAGTGGGGAAAATATCTCTCATTTTCTGACAACTCCAgtgaaaatgctgctgcagtgaccATGGCACTGCAGGAGGGCAGTGGAGGTGTGGGGCTagacagcactgctgctggcagggtgTGGAGACACTCAGGGCAGGCTGGAAGAAGTCTGCCTCAGGGTACaggttttgattttaaaaagtgtgtTGCTAGCACTGAAGATCTGGCCCTGAGACTGCCCAGGAGCAGGTGCACAGTTGAGGAAGTGCTCAGAGAACCTCAGAGCCAGGTGCTaagggtgggagctgctgcagggaccactgcaggaagctgctgcttgGATACCACAGGAAGGGCAAACACCCTTGTGAACTCTAACCCTAGGCCAAAGATGAGCAGTATTTCTTGTGAGCAACTCTTCTGCACAGGTGAGGAGTTTGATGATGACCTCTGACATGTCTTGCTCATTTCTAAGGTATTTGCTATGTTGGTTACTTAGAGTTTTGAACTAAAGGTGTTTGTACACAAAGCCATATAGAACTGCACTATTCAAGTTGTTTACTAGCTTGATTGGTTGTGTttggggggaagggaaggagggggaagagACTTTCTCTCAGGTTACAGTGTTGTCTAGCAACCTCAGCAGCTAGAAATAGGAATGGAAGTAGGTCAGCTAGGGGAGACAAAGCTCACAGGCATTAAGGATTCCTGGCCTGTACAATTAAATTCTGTGATTGACTCCTCCTTACATACTACAGCTCCTTTTCCCAAACTACATCTTTGTAGAAATCTCCCACAGCAACCCTTTCTTCCAGAGCTAAAAGCAAGCTCTAGAGCAAGAAAAACATTGGATTGCTCTAGTTAGGGCAGCCCTAAGTGTACACCAAAGTATGTGCAAAAAGGCAGTCCTAGGCTGCTTTGTGTTTTTAGCCTCATCTGTCAATAATGTAGCTGTGATACTGAAATGCTCACACAGACACATCACATGCAgtagtatttatttttcctccattctACAAGCACTTAAGAACATGAGACAGGAACCCAGAGTAGGAAGAATGATGAACCATAATAACTCATGCTGCAATTTCTGCTTTCAGCTAGAAAAGTGCTTTTTGTTACTACTACAAGTGAGGTGGCTGCTTAGAATACTGGATGGCATCTAGTGCTGCCCCAATGTCGCAGTTCTTGGTCTGCAGGAGCCGAGTGAGCCATCCACCCTCATCAGAGAAGCCCATGGAGAGCATCTGGGACAGGGACTCAATGAGGCGAGGGTCAGCTTCTGTGAAAGGAAGAATAGTTTAAGAGTTAAGCTATTTCATGTAATTGGAAAACCAGGCAAGGCTTTAATAGCACTCTTTGAGAGGAGGAGACATGCTCATCTTTATCTCCCAGGAGTGCAGATGTTTGAGATAAACAATACATAACCAGAGCTAAGCAAAGTGCTTAGTCAGGCTCAGCTGGCCTTGCTGTGGGGGCTCAGTGCTGCTGATCTCAGCTGAGAGGCCTTGGATACTGTTACTGGCTCCCATCAGAAAAGTGCTGCCCTAAAGCCACAGGCTGTACTGgtccacatcctgcattaaaAGCCTCTCAAGCAgcacacagcaaggacacaaCTGAGGACAACACCTATTTTGTTGCTCAAATGGTGTATTAGCCTAAAGTCAGACATCTGGTTAAGACTTAGCAGCCCACATTCAAGAGAGGAACCACCTGATCATCTCTaacagcagcaagagctgccaAACCTGCCCAAGTCAGGGACAGGTTTAGCTCTAACTTACACAACCTTGGTTTCTACCACCTCTAAAACAATCTGCTTGTTTCAGGCCAAGTTGGCAGTTCCCAAGCCAAAGTTACTCTTAACTATGGAACCTGCACACACTCTCCCTACCTGGGGGGAGGTGTGGGTAGAGAGCAGCTTCTCGCAGCCCCGTAGGTCCTGGCTGGGGAGGATCCTGAGGCACGTTCAGGGAGCTGGGACCGTCTGTGTCTGGCATTTGCAGAGACTGCAGTTCACCCGTGGAAGGATCCACTTCTTTGGATGATAAGTGGGTCCAGTCCTCCTCACCCCCTGATGAACTGCTAGATTCACTGTGttcctgaaatggaaaaaaaaaaggtccaggTGTTGTAGTGCTTTCCCAGGCAGGATGCACACTCCTACCATTTGCCTTTAATATAAAGAATTATATCCACAAGAAGTTCTATAACCTTTGCTGTAAACCTGTAAAAGTGCTGTACATCACTTAATCTGCTCTCATCTTCTTATTCACCCCCACCAAGTAATCATACTCAATGTCATAATTCCTGTACCTGGGAGTGGAAGCTGCCATCTTCCATTTGTGTGGGCACAGGATCTACCACCATGTCCTGTATCTGTTCTGCAAGGACATTCATTTGGGTAGCAGACTCTGTGTTACTCCAGTCTGCTGTGGTCTGAACGTTCTGGGTTGAAGTACTGCTGGTTGCCTCAGCATTGGTCTTCTCTTGGTTGGCAGAAGTGGGAGTCACTTTGCTTCTCTGTCCTCCGTGTTCCACATCGATATCAACTTCAATACCTAGAAAAGCATTTGAGGTGGACAAAATCTTAAGGGTTTTTTCCAAAGTACAGTCCTAAATGATCCTAAATACATCAATCCTGCTCTACACTCTTAAAGGTTTCTGTCATCCTACAATTTGCCATGTAACATGCAGGAATTAAAATGCAAAGCCTTCTTTAATAAAGGATAGTTAAGCACCAAATAGTTATCTTCCTCTACACAGACCATATACTTAAAGGGCCTGGGCACAAGTTACATCTATGTCCACATAAAACAAGGCAAAATCCAGAGTCACCACTGCCTTGAAGTTACAGTGCTGACACATTAATGAAatctttcctcattttctctgaaataaaagGTGCTGAGTGGCTGTTCTAAGCCTAAGTATTATTAGTAGCCAAGTGTAAATTAAGCCTTTGAGGCTTGGAGGCAGGAGGTAGTTCCAAGACCAGTCACAACAACTGACTGTTGCTCCTGTTGAGCAGACCTATAAGCCAGTCTCAAGGACTGATAACAAACTGCAGGTCACTTACCCAGGGGGCTCAGAAAAGCTGCAACACTCTCCCCAACATTCTTTAGGAAGGTGACATTGGGGTCCTGAGGCTGGCTGTTAGTAGAAGCTTCTAGAAAAACAATTTCTATTAGCACACACAAGCTCAGAGGGAAAGGGCACCTGTAGAGGGTGTGTCCCCACAGGAGCTTAGCGCTCATTCCTGTCACTGGCAAACATTAAGAGAACAAAGCACTGCCGAGAAAAACTAACTGAGCTACCTCTGGAACAGAAAGCCAGCATTAGCGTTGTTATGGCTCATTAGCCATGCTGAAAGGCAGATCTGGAGTAGAATTGTGACATGCTTGACCTAACAGCTCGGCTTGGTTGGGTTCCAGATACTTTATCTGCATTCTCATTGACTGCATGGACCTGAGCACACCTTAAAGTAATCATACTTTGCACTGAGAGGTGTCAATTATTTCAAGTAAATTAGATCAGTTCCTTTGTTTGCTTTCCCACCCAGACTCTACACCTCAGCTAGTCTGAGgctccaccaccaccaccttgTCTACCAGGGCATCTCCTCTTACCTTCTGCAGCAGGTGcactgggggctgcagcagtgGCTTCGGTCTGCTCCGAGTTctggcagggacctgcaggCCCAGGATACCCCCAGCAGTGCATCCATGGGAAGGGTGGAACACCATGGCGCATTTTACGGAGCCAGCGTCCTCGGGGAAGCCACTGTAAAGGGTGACATTCATCCATGTGACACTGGGTTCTGAGCAACTGAAATGCTCAGTTGAATTTGTCCAATCTCTCACTCATCAGTTCCCTTCCACAGATTTTGCTTACCTCAAATGGATTAAGCAGTGGGCTTTGGAACATCACCATGTTGTGCTCCTTGTGGATGCCTTTCCCCTCACAGGTGCTGCACAGGTCATAGTCTGGACAGACACTGCACTTGAACCTGGTCCCCACCACGGGTCCCTCACAGCCATCACAGATGACATTGGGGTGCACCATGTTGCGAGGGGGCTCCTGGCTGCACTGCGAGCGGTGCTCCCGCTTGCACTCCTTCTTCTCTGTTAAGGAAAGGAAACTTTGCATCAAAAACAGGTTACTACTTACAGACGAGAAATcaggcaggaaaagcacaaACAGACCATCAGGGCAGTGCTGACTTACTAGGTCAGTTTATTTTTACACTGGCTGCCAAAGCTAAGCTAGGCTCGTAAGAGACCTTAAACCACATGCAAAGAGGTTTTGCAAAGATACTTTCTTCTGAAACCAAGCATGCCTTATCCTAAATATCTCTTGGCATCCTTATTTTAGATTGGTACTGCACCACCTCATGTTGGCTTCTCATCCTACCTTCCCAAGAACTGCAAGAACAAAATGTTTCTGGAGGAGGAATTAGGAAGGCGGATGCCAGGAAGCTTAATATGAGAACAGGGACAACAGGTGTGGCTCATTAGATGGACTGGAAATAAAGCTTTGAGGGCATCTACCTGAACACAAGGGACTAGGGACCAACTGTgcactgggaaaggggaaataaGGCTAACACATTGTTGTGACTATTTCAGATACCAATGCTAGTTTAGTGTATCCAGGGAACGAGAATGACAACAGAGCCTCGCACTGGGCCAACTGATAGGGCTAGGAGGAAACTCGTGGTTTGTTTATCCCACCTTAGATTCATGTTCTGTCACATTACATTGCCCTTTATTTAACCTCCCCCGCAGAGGCCGCAGCTTCCACCAGGCCCCTGAGGACACGGGGAAGGGCCAGAGCTGGCTGCTCCCGTTCTGGGAGCGCTGCCAGGAAGCGCTCAGCCGAGACCCGCCGTGCGCTCCGGAGCTGCGCGGCCGTACCTTTGATATAAACACGGAACACGCCATCCCGCACATAGGGCATCGCCAACTCCAGCTCCTCGTCGGTGGAAAAAGCGATCAGGTCCCCGTCCTCATCTGGAAAGGGCGAAGCGCAGGATGAGGGACCCGGTCGGGTGTCACGGGGGGTAACGGGGCACCCAGAGCCCCGCGCTCCGAGACCTGCCACCCCCGGAACATCCCCCcggggcccggcccgcagcGCAGCCCCGCTCACCCTTGTAGTGCATGCGGAAGGCGGGCggcggcccggcccgcagcAGCCCCTGGAAGAGCTCGGCCACGCGGTCGTAGATGGCCCGGtagcgggcgggcggcggcagGGAGAAGCGGCGGATCTCGCGGGCCGTCTCCTCCTTGCCCAGCAGGTAGGCTTTCACCGTCAGCGCCGCCATGGCTGTGGCGCAGCAGGAATTGCGGCCGGGAGCCGGGACACACACGCACGTACAGGGCGGAGCGAGCGGCGGCGACAGCGGCTCGGGCGGCCGCGCTTTTATAGCGCCACAGCACAGGCCACGCCCCGAGGGGCCACGCCCCTTCCACCCGGGGCCAGGCTCCGCCCCCGAGCCCTGTCCTGGTTCTGGTCCtggtcctgctcctgctccggGTCCTGCTCCGTCCCCATCCAGCGCGGACGGGAAAGCGCTCCAGGCGCGTTTTCCTGCAGCCCGGAAAACCTGTGCGTCCGTGCAAATGCCCGtgtctgctccctgccctgctcggCCCcggggcagtgccaggagcgTTGGGGGGCGCGGGCTTGTTGTGGTCCCCAAAGCACCAGCGGGGCTGGGCGGTGCGGAGCGAGTGCGACATTGGGACCTTCTGGGTGGCCTCCGGGACAACCCGgtggggcagcgctgggctgcACCGGCCCTGTCACCGCTCGGCAGGAGCCGGGATCCGCCGGGCCATGTGCCAGCCCGGCACTTGGGCCGTCCCGGTGCTGCCTGTCCCTCCAGCGTGGCGAACGGggccagctgggccagggagcGGAGCCGGGAGCCACGCGCCAGCCCCGCTCGTGCAGCACCCACCGGAGGGGTTTGCGTGCCGAGCATGACAGGAATAAATAACTCTCCCCTGAACCCCGTGCTTCGGAAAGGGGGGgactaaaaataaagacaccGGTGTAAACACAACTGACATTAAGGGGGATGTGCTGTGGCCTTTCCAAGCTGGTTGGCAGCAGTACTTTTTGCAGATCAGATAGAGTTGACAGGCCTCTTAATCCGGCCGCAGGAGGGTTCAGCTGGCAGAACACACCGTCTGTGCTGTCCAAGTGTAATTAAATAATGATGGATCAATGATTATTAGGTTCCTTGTTGGTATTAGTTTCCTCTCACCCAAGGGCCTGACCACTCTGACTCTCGGTGCTGTATGGCTTAGTTTAAGATATTAAGAACTTAGGAGAAACTGTGTCATGATTTATCATCTTCTGTAATCAAAGGAAGcataaattttcatttccacGATGGGAAGGTAGTTTACTTTTTGATCTGAAGTATGTATGTTAAAACAGTTGTCCTTTCATACAAAGACATTTTCGGCATAAGTGTGGCAATGTTGAAATTTCAACAAAAATTTCCTGGAAAATAGTATTTACAGTGGAAAGGTTTGCCTTATGTAGGTTAAAATGTTTTCTAGAAAATTCAATTTCTAGGTATGACATAGCTAATATTTCCACCCTGAAGCAGTGGGTTAAAGTTTAAACACCAGCAGACTCAGGTGGAAGCATGAAAGATGCTGTGAAGGAAATGATTCAGCGACTTTTAGAGCAGGAAATACTGAAAGATTTGGGCAGGCAGCAAAGCCATACTGCATTCACCTTCTCTTTTGCATGTTTGCTGTGTATATATCCTCATGTCTGAAAGTGTCAGTGAAAGCAGATAACTTGATGTTGTtgaattatgttttttttctccagaacaTCTGATGTGGCACCAGCAGAAGCAGGACATGCAGTACAGGATGCTCTGCCATGCTGGATGTGCCACACcaagcagcacctccagcatGCCCATCTCATGTCCTGTTTCTGAGCCCCCCAAGGGCTTCTTTTGATCTCACCTATAAAGCCAAGGACTTGTGTTTTGAGACCCAGCTCCAGCATATTCATTCCTTAGATTCTAAGTTGTTGCTGTTCCAGACAGCTCCAATTCCTAgtcccttctccatccctgcctgtaTTTGAGGGGCTTTTGCGGCACAGGGGTTGTCCTCGAGTTGCTGTGTCTTTTCATGTCAGTTCTGTCTCCAGGCTAATTGATTGTTACATTTATAATTATCAAGCAATGcgctaaaataaaataaaaaatctaaGTTTTCCTGTATTCACTTTAATCCAGTTCTCCTGGTGGGACATGCTGAGTCACGCTCTCCCTTCTGGGTGTGACATCATGAACTTTTACAAAACATAAGGCAAACAGGCTTTCACCGGTCTGTTGTTGGCATACCTCACCGATCACGGGACAGGGGTGACTCAGTgagtctcctcctcctcctcgagGTCGGGGATTTCCTCTCACAAGTCCTTTTCCAGCTCAGACCTCGCTCTCCCCCCATTACCTCCAGTTCTGGCCGGTTCCTCAGCCCTCCGGAGAAGCCGTGTGAGGAGCTGTGCTGTATTCCCAGATCCACTCG from Poecile atricapillus isolate bPoeAtr1 chromosome 13, bPoeAtr1.hap1, whole genome shotgun sequence encodes the following:
- the SQSTM1 gene encoding sequestosome-1 isoform X3; translated protein: MAALTVKAYLLGKEETAREIRRFSLPPPARYRAIYDRVAELFQGLLRAGPPPAFRMHYKDEDGDLIAFSTDEELELAMPYVRDGVFRVYIKEKKECKREHRSQCSQEPPRNMVHPNVICDGCEGPVVGTRFKCSVCPDYDLCSTCEGKGIHKEHNMVMFQSPLLNPFEWLPRGRWLRKMRHGVPPFPWMHCWGYPGPAGPCQNSEQTEATAAAPSAPAAEASTNSQPQDPNVTFLKNVGESVAAFLSPLGIEVDIDVEHGGQRSKVTPTSANQEKTNAEATSSTSTQNVQTTADWSNTESATQMNVLAEQIQDMVVDPVPTQMEDGSFHSQEHSESSSSSGGEEDWTHLSSKEVDPSTGELQSLQMPDTDGPSSLNVPQDPPQPGPTGLREAALYPHLPPEADPRLIESLSQMLSMGFSDEGGWLTRLLQTKNCDIGAALDAIQYSKQPPHL
- the MRNIP gene encoding MRN complex-interacting protein isoform X2, whose protein sequence is MCCGWCVEDCVSDSKNKAAQHEDSSVQQEGRTEGNRWSKYLDQESEDQEDDKEEAALERQQFCSQRKNTVGEQRKHLKHFLSNDVPEHAEESGISQLVYQAKKVKTTEHKKCFGAVPDGHDGDAGSGGHVVPAHCEAVVPEENTQPPTACTKPSKWGKYLSFSDNSSENAAAVTMALQEGSGGVGLDSTAAGRVWRHSGQAGRSLPQGTGFDFKKCVASTEDLALRLPRSRCTVEEVLREPQSQVLRVGAAAGTTAGSCCLDTTGRANTLVNSNPRPKMSSISCEQLFCTGEEFDDDL
- the SQSTM1 gene encoding sequestosome-1 isoform X1, translated to MAALTVKAYLLGKEETAREIRRFSLPPPARYRAIYDRVAELFQGLLRAGPPPAFRMHYKDEDGDLIAFSTDEELELAMPYVRDGVFRVYIKEKKECKREHRSQCSQEPPRNMVHPNVICDGCEGPVVGTRFKCSVCPDYDLCSTCEGKGIHKEHNMVMFQSPLLNPFEWLPRGRWLRKMRHGVPPFPWMHCWGYPGPAGPCQNSEQTEATAAAPSAPAAEEASTNSQPQDPNVTFLKNVGESVAAFLSPLGIEVDIDVEHGGQRSKVTPTSANQEKTNAEATSSTSTQNVQTTADWSNTESATQMNVLAEQIQDMVVDPVPTQMEDGSFHSQEHSESSSSSGGEEDWTHLSSKEVDPSTGELQSLQMPDTDGPSSLNVPQDPPQPGPTGLREAALYPHLPPEADPRLIESLSQMLSMGFSDEGGWLTRLLQTKNCDIGAALDAIQYSKQPPHL
- the SQSTM1 gene encoding sequestosome-1 isoform X2; translated protein: MAALTVKAYLLGKEETAREIRRFSLPPPARYRAIYDRVAELFQGLLRAGPPPAFRMHYKDEDGDLIAFSTDEELELAMPYVRDGVFRVYIKEKECKREHRSQCSQEPPRNMVHPNVICDGCEGPVVGTRFKCSVCPDYDLCSTCEGKGIHKEHNMVMFQSPLLNPFEWLPRGRWLRKMRHGVPPFPWMHCWGYPGPAGPCQNSEQTEATAAAPSAPAAEEASTNSQPQDPNVTFLKNVGESVAAFLSPLGIEVDIDVEHGGQRSKVTPTSANQEKTNAEATSSTSTQNVQTTADWSNTESATQMNVLAEQIQDMVVDPVPTQMEDGSFHSQEHSESSSSSGGEEDWTHLSSKEVDPSTGELQSLQMPDTDGPSSLNVPQDPPQPGPTGLREAALYPHLPPEADPRLIESLSQMLSMGFSDEGGWLTRLLQTKNCDIGAALDAIQYSKQPPHL
- the SQSTM1 gene encoding sequestosome-1 isoform X4, translated to MAALTVKAYLLGKEETAREIRRFSLPPPARYRAIYDRVAELFQGLLRAGPPPAFRMHYKDEDGDLIAFSTDEELELAMPYVRDGVFRVYIKEKKECKREHRSQCSQEPPRNMVHPNVICDGCEGPVVGTRFKCSVCPDYDLCSTCEGKGIHKEHNMVMFQSPLLNPFEWLPRGRWLRKMRHGVPPFPWMHCWGYPGPAGPCQNSEQTEATAAAPSAPAAEGIEVDIDVEHGGQRSKVTPTSANQEKTNAEATSSTSTQNVQTTADWSNTESATQMNVLAEQIQDMVVDPVPTQMEDGSFHSQEHSESSSSSGGEEDWTHLSSKEVDPSTGELQSLQMPDTDGPSSLNVPQDPPQPGPTGLREAALYPHLPPEADPRLIESLSQMLSMGFSDEGGWLTRLLQTKNCDIGAALDAIQYSKQPPHL